Proteins from one Mycobacterium sp. HUMS_12744610 genomic window:
- the opcA gene encoding glucose-6-phosphate dehydrogenase assembly protein OpcA, translating to MIVDLLDTSTNAVNKKLDELREQVGAVTMGRVGTLIIASENEALLEECIEAANDASHEHPMRVLVVMTGDAEASGARLDAQLRAGGDSTAGETVVLRLSGPLARHADSVVIPFLLPDIPVVVWWPDIAPAVPARDPLGKLAIRRITDATNGQDPLSAIKSRLPGYTAGDTDLAWARITYWRALLTSALDQPPYEPIESALVSGLRTEPALDLLAGWLASRIEGPVRRVVGDLKVELQRPTETITLSRPQEGTTATLSRTGRPDALVPLARRETRECLAEDMRRLDPDEIYFAALEGIGKVQYA from the coding sequence ATGATTGTCGACCTGCTCGACACCAGCACCAACGCGGTCAACAAGAAACTCGACGAGCTGCGCGAGCAGGTCGGCGCCGTGACGATGGGCCGGGTCGGAACCCTGATCATCGCCTCGGAGAACGAGGCCCTGCTCGAGGAGTGCATCGAGGCCGCGAACGACGCCAGCCACGAACACCCGATGCGGGTGCTCGTGGTGATGACCGGCGACGCCGAGGCCTCCGGCGCCCGGCTGGACGCCCAGCTGCGCGCCGGAGGCGACTCCACCGCCGGCGAAACGGTGGTGCTGCGGCTGTCCGGACCGCTGGCGCGCCACGCCGACAGTGTCGTCATCCCGTTCCTGCTGCCCGACATCCCGGTGGTGGTGTGGTGGCCCGACATCGCGCCGGCGGTGCCTGCCCGGGATCCGTTGGGTAAGTTGGCGATCCGTCGCATCACCGACGCCACCAACGGGCAGGACCCCCTCTCTGCGATCAAGAGCCGGCTGCCCGGCTACACCGCCGGCGACACCGACCTGGCGTGGGCCCGCATCACCTATTGGCGGGCGCTGCTGACCTCGGCCCTCGACCAGCCGCCGTACGAGCCGATCGAGTCAGCCCTGGTCTCGGGTCTGCGCACCGAACCCGCGCTCGACCTCCTGGCGGGGTGGCTGGCCAGCCGGATCGAAGGGCCGGTGCGCCGGGTCGTCGGCGACCTCAAGGTCGAGTTGCAGCGCCCGACCGAGACCATCACCCTGAGCCGTCCCCAGGAGGGCACGACGGCCACCCTGAGCCGGACCGGACGCCCGGATGCCCTGGTTCCGTTGGCGCGCCGGGAAACCCGCGAGTGCCTCGCCGAGGACATGCGCCGGCTGGACCCCGACGAAATCTATTTCGCCGCGTTGGAGGGAATAGGCAAGGTGCAGTACGCATGA